The following nucleotide sequence is from Trifolium pratense cultivar HEN17-A07 linkage group LG2, ARS_RC_1.1, whole genome shotgun sequence.
aaaaagattttgtttaatattaaccTACATAGTAGATTTGTGTATATTAAGGAcaactaatataatttttagtgaatatctgttaatattcataagtttgaagaggtgaattatattttattctaatagtgtaatagtatgagaacttaattttctttttatgcatCGTGGTAGTATAGTCGCAACTTGCTttgcttttttacttttttttttcttaccgttgtttttttacttttgtatgtTAGAGGTAGTCATGCTTGCCTTGTGCTGATATATTGACTTTGTTGAGCtgagttttatttattattattcattatatatatatatatatatatatatatatatatatatatatatatatatatatatatatatatattgtgtttaCTACAAAAGGAATCACATATTGAGTTTTTGTTAATTAGTTTTGCTCGATGTGTGTGAAAATTGGCAATATAATTGTTTGAGTTTGTTTTCTTCCGGCTTTtatcgaaaaaataaaaaggtgcgtaattttataatattcttttGAATCTTTCTTTCCATTTCTCTTATTTACTATATCAcataaataatttgaaacaatgaTGCAAATACTCCGTATGGACATGTGAAAGTTGTTTTCTCTTGATCTGTCGGGTCTACAGCTATTTGATTATAGAAAGAGTAGTCGTCTAAGAAGCAATAAAAGGCTTGATCAGCCAGCCTCTCTAACATTTGATCCATATAAGGTAAATGAAAGTGATCCTTCCTTGTTGCTTGATTCAACCTCCTGTAGTCTATGCATATGCGCCACCCAGTAACTgtaatttacaaattttttaataatttattatcgtTATAAGAAACTTGATTTTCTcgtacatttatttttcttattgtaacTAATTTACAAATGAAGGTGGATTTGTGGTTTTATTTTCACGATTActtaaaaagacaaatttaattgaatataataattgcTTTATCACAAAGAATaagtaatatcaaaattaaaatgatgttttttttgttacaattaaaatgatggttttgttgttttaataattttagtgaTATTTTCCTTGAAAAAATAAGCAATATTGTTGTAGGGTAGTAAGTAAAAATATGGTATTATGAATAATAACATATATAGTGGAAATGCACTCAAAGATATATACTTACATAAATTGTCACTTTTCATAGACTTCTTGAGCATCAAAGATGCAACAATGACAAAAATAGAGGTCTCTCTTTTATTCTCTTATCctaattcacatgaaaaaattgtcaaatttacgttaagaaatagaaaaaattaagaaaaaagttagaaaagtaggctaacaaacattatattatatcaataaaaataaagatttctaaaattttcacaCAAAGTAAGAGTAACATAATTAATaagttgttatatatatagaaactaataaattgtgaaaaagatgaagaacctATTGAAGAGCATCTATCCAAAAGTTGGTTGGAgaaaaatgatgatgaaaacTCAAATTTGCACTACAAACATTTAGCATTTGTgcacaaaatcatatatttatacacacaaTGGTTAGGAATGAGAAAAGATGAAGGTTGAAAggattgaatgataaatttatttgtcatagttaaggaataagagttaaggaatatgaaagaatggtagtttaaaagttggtatgacaaagttatttttttttaaataatagcacaataataattaattaataaacaatataactaaagtattttcttcataaaatttatttattttgtcaagtatgaaaattttttgagtagtaattttttttatttggtttatttatttaaagtaaatttttgcaaagtgcaaattatatttatgcatgcgtagtttatattttatgtttggtagtgtaaaatatgaaagaacatatatctattcatttttttcttttataatttgatttttttttttgtctttttttcattattactattatttatgttatatgttaCACTTGCTACTAATTTAAATTACTTGAACTTCACATGTATAATTATCAACATCaatatagcttttttttttgttctttggaaaaaaaatattgggagccattattattgtaacatatagataattactttggaggatgaatggacatacaaaataaattatgtgacaaattttaaatagatatgagagctctctaaagcatgccacatcatcacaatgaaggcctaggagcaattcaaccttccttttactagtaaaagatataCAAGGCATTTATGCTTGTACATCTTCTCTTcgatcctttttttttttactaaatccTCAATCCTTCtcagtagttttttttttttttgaaaaagctaaattAATCCGCCCAAATTGATAACAGAGAGAATCAAACCTCAGAcatcaagaggagcacactctcaggtctcaagtcaataccaatATACATCAACCCAAGTGAGTTAATCCTTCTCATTAGTTGCTTCTTTTTTCTCACTAATTATTAGttttcatatttgttttttgaattCATCTTGATGTAATCTATCTCTTCTCACAAATAAGAAAGTGAAAGTGTaattaacaaagaaaaaattgataatttatgAGATTTATCATGTGCAAccttgcaaaaaatagaaaaacccCCTTTGTTttacattatttattatttattatatccAAATGGAAGTAATAATAGAATAAAACTTTTAATTTGGTACACACTTAACTATCTCACTCAACATTCCATTATACACAAACTAATTTAGAAATCAAACAAACAACTTCCTATATTTGTATAACTTTAATTTCCCTAGCTAAACACACTAATTTTTTAAGAGTATAATCTACGAAGCACAAATACATCAAACCTGAAATTAACATCGACACGTCGACACTAATAATATATGTTTGTGCCAAACACCGACACATGTTAAACACCAGACACACTTTTAATCCGAAGTGTCGGTCATACTTAAATTTAGCAAGAACTTTCTTTGCTAGAAATTATTCCACCACTTGATTGTTTCCCTCTTTGAAGACAATCAACAGGAGGAACAATTTCAGTTTTCAACTCACCAAATGCTTTCCAACAAAAAGGAACATTAGATCTTTGACTTGCTTCTAGCTTTATTGTATCAAGTGTTATACCATTACATGGTAAACTATCACTACATGCAAAATACATAGGCTTTTTAGTGTATGTTCCTTTTACATTTGTATAATGTATGCTTGATACTGCTACTGCTGATGTTTCATTATGGCATCTTCCACCATCACAATAGTATTGATCAATTGTTATTGGAGTTTCAACTTCTGAAACTTGAATGTTTGAGAACATTATGTTTTGGACTGAGCCAGAGCCTCCCTGAGGAATATACAAACACAACAAATTTTAATTTGCTTAACTTTGGTTTGGATTATATAATTGcttacaaataaattataagatatatataatttagaaaaaattgagATGTAGAaacatattatttaaaaaatttatcactATTTTTTTCTAGATATTTGAAGAAGTCGTGTTGGACTGCGAACAATTTGAGTCGATCCAGATACACTAAAACAAGAGGACAAAGCtcataatactttttttttaacttggtTTTCGGCTTTAGGACCGATTAATCCAAGGGGATCaatcccaccgtccacttgcggggcccatttaaagtcagagttttttttCCTCTGTATGGAcgtagcccaccgaaattggcatcAGGGGGAAGGaaaatcgaacctgagaccttgagaggagcatactccaatgattcaagccaacaccactagatcAGCCCAAGTGAGTTTAAtacctatttttttctttttttttttggtagaaatacCTATTTTTTTCTATCTAGATTCGAAtacaaattcttaatttttttagtcaCTTCTCACATGGACCTACATCCATTAGTGAAAACCCAAGACATGTTTGATGTTTGAATTCGCAATAATTTCATATGAATCGTGGCAAAGCCATCGTGATTTTGATAAAAGTTGCACTTTGAATCTTCAACAAAATTACAGTGTCATTTTAATTTCGTCAAACTCCCTGTGACTTAATTGATTATTAGTAAAACAatttaacaaaaagaaattcTCACAAGTACTGGAAGATAAAAATAGTTATCTAATTTAATTTTGCTCAAAATTTTACCTGCCATGTTTTGATTCTCACACCAGTCAAGGTATTGTGTAGTGTAGTATCACGGACAGTGACAtttgaaacacaagctctagtGTTCTCTTTTCCAAGACTTCCAATGCTAATTCCATGACCAGGTCCACAATTCACATTGTGCACCAATATATTGGAACAACCGGTTTGTATAGACACACAATCATCTCCTACATTATGAACAAGTGATACATATGAGATGCATTCCATTCAattattctttcatttttttctatTACCATGTCAAAGTCAAAGGTATGAAATTTTTAGTGCGGACTAATTTTCATCAAAGAATGCGTGGGATACATAAGATGAGTTTTTTTCTCCCAAACgattatttttcatatacaaGAGTCAAAGGTCGAACCTCTAACCATCTTCTTAAGAGACTCAAGTCCCTTGTCATATGTAGGAGTTAGAGATCGAACTTCTAACCAACTCCgattatttttctactaacttattttttgaacaaattttctaaataaaaaaatcatacattttttgaaaattagaatttgagtttttcaaaaattcaaaaaaacttATAGAATTTGGAAAGTAAAAAATGGTTTAAAACtcattcattttgaaaaattgtgGGATTTAAAAACTTGATTGGGTATAAGAATAAAATTATTAGCAATTGTTTTCACCCCatatttctaaaaaaaacacttttttttttagagtataCTTTGGGACGGTATATTTTGACCGAAAACTATACTTTTTTTAGACAACcaaaaatcatgttttttttttctgcatgTGTCATCCAAAATAATATTGGGGGTGTAGAAAGCCCCTCCCTTAACTTGTCTTTTGCTCCATTCCATCACATGAAggaatatttaaatataatggAGGGATTTTCTTTTGTTACCCTACTTATTTTCTCGCATGCCCTACAAATTTAGTAAAATACCCCCGTCCATTATTTAGATAGCAGACGCCATTTATAAAAATTTCgtatttttataacgtccgctacttattTCAATTCCATCTTGTTATATTTAATTTCAcactttattatttaattttgtggATTATTCTTACCACAAGCAAGTGTGCTACTGTAGATAACAACATCTTGGGAATTTTGTAGGTGAATTCCATCGGTGTTAGGACTATCACCCGGTGATGAAACAGTTATATCAAAGACTTGAACATTTGTGCATGAATCAAACTTGAGATGGGTTTGTTGACTATTTTGAATGGTTATACCGGTCACTGTTACACCATTACTTCCATAGAACCTTAGTgcctacataaagcaaaaataTCAAAGTCACATATATGAGAAAATCATATAGTTTCAAACTTTCAACGGTTATGGTAGGTTGACAACTAAAACTCATATTTATTGATCAATTTCGAATTATTTCAGTCTCTATAGTAATGTGGTTGATTTAGCGACAAAATCTTGTTAATCGGTCGTTAAATAAGTTTTCACGACTGATTTACGAAATATTTCTATGTAAGGATTATTCGTACCGTGGGTTTGGTTTTTGGCAGTCCCCCATTGCCATTCCACCAAATAGAGCCTTGACCATCAATGACACCTTTTCCTTTAATTGTAATCTTATTTAGCTTAGTGAACTCAAGCCATTGCAAGGTACCTGACCCCCAAGATGAAGAACTTGTAGGAGCAATGATTTTTCCATCTAGCTGCATGTATTTTAATAAACACCATAggttaaattttgagtttgatttCGAAGTATCTTTACAGAAAAATAACAATCAATCACAGATTATGTTATGTCTAAATTTTAAATACCCAACTAAAATCGAACATTTTAATGTTCTGACGGTTATTAACTGTATCAACCTAACGTCCTAACCCATTATATTGAAGGCTCGAGTGAACCTTGACGCGAAGGCTTTATAAGCTAACAATATtgtccgttttttttttttttttactttcatgaTTCTTAAAAACCACATCCGTTTGTATTTATCTATCTGAACGAAGAAAAAAACGCCATCTTGTCCAAATTTACCGGTTCGAATGtgagaaaaatcaaaatttttttggtttgagCAAATTTAAAGATGTGGTTTTTAAGAATCGTGAAAGTAAAAAAGTAgctttcaaatatatattttttaggctCGAAGTCCTTTTGTCTTACTTGCTTGGCATTGGGCCGGCCATATGATTAGTTTATAAAATGTAGTAAGAAAATTGATGAACTATATTCTAAAACATTTAAATATTCTAGTGCTTCTAGTGTTTTCATATATTGCATGAAAATGTAGGAAAAGTGAATAGAATAGTACTAACTATAATTCACCTGAAAAACAATGTTTGGCTGACAATTAGGACCTGAGAATGAAATTGGTTTTACTAGAAAAACAGAACCAGATGGAACAACCATTGTTGAGGCCTCAATCTTACAAGCAGCTGCCCATGCATCTTCAAAAGCCTGCCATTTTGTAAACAAATAATATTACTAAGTAGATAGTTAAAATTAGAACATTGCGTAATACGCAGATCAAAGTTCGAATTCTGGTACtctctcacttattcaccttaaaaggtgaaattctaactattaaaatatttgacaaaaaaatataacataaataaatgataCTATTAAAGGGTGTATAATGAAAAACATGATAGAAACTGATATTGACCATATAAccatacataaaaatataattaatgtgaCAAAAGTTTATTTTTCCATGCTCTTGCATGTTccaaaagattttatttttatgaaaaaattgggaaaaataaaatcacttttaattaaagTGTCACTAATAGTCAGACTTGCTAATGATCTTTTTACAACCATCAACGAAAAAACTTGAACTTTATACATTTAGACGATagagtcaaaataaaaataaaagatagacAGACAGAAAGAGACTAAGAACCAATTTAAAATCACCTTTGTATCATCCGCATGTCCATCGCCTTTAGCTCCAAAATCTAATACATTAAAAGTAGTAGAGGAAGCTTTGAGTTTCCTCCAACGGTTGCCTCTTAAGGCACTACaattttcaaaacttgaaaACAAGACCAAAAATGCAATGGTGATGATCAATGTAATAGTGTTTAAGTTAATAGTCTTCATTTTAAAAGAGAGGGAGATATATAAAAAGTGATAGGTGGAAGAATTTAAAGAGAAGTGATTTTCTTTAGttgatatatataaaaaaggaaATTGAAGCTCTATTTATAGGAAAGAAAACACTATGCACACATGAGCCAAATAGTATGAAGAAATAGTTgcatttttttacaagtaacTCAAGATGCATGCATTTGATGTTATTCACATGagcatatttatttttatattttgaattgactcacctgatgatcacaTGAGTGGTTCATTTCATTAGTGagatgattattttttacttgCAATTTCATTTGTTCTGATTTTTTTATGTGAACAAACTACACTTTATATTTTCGCAGTTGTGACCCTTGATTTacggtcttttttttttaagatatataaaaaataacacacaatatatatttcaaattttcaatcagTAATGTTGATTATGTTAAGTTGTTGAACgttatcttttactagtaaaaggaaggttgaattgctcataggccttcattgtgatgatgtggcacctctaaaaaaactccatatttttattgaaaatttaccaacttctcttaattattattaaaaatatctaaaataaaatttatcctccacaaattaaatttcatgtctaatgattaatacatgaatagaaaaagaaacccccataattccaaaagactatattttggcatatataaaatgataaatatggattaatagaaaacgtaaatgactaaataattaagagtaacctaaatatccatatacttgcccaaataaaaaacttaattcgtatatatggatcaataaaacattcatacgtaaaaaccaaaaaaatatatcgatatgtcactaaaatatgtacatataaattatatgtatatataatttttagtattgttattaaatatatataatctaattttctaaaaaaaccaagataaatcatattaatatattattacacattgcaagaggttaaatcaacaatcaaacggttagcttatcaaaaaaaaaaaaaaacaatcaaacgattaattacaagggataaaaacaattatgattgacccttaggtattcatatgatgcaactataatgcaaaattattattattatattatacaattaaccctcatgattgttggagttcctttcaataat
It contains:
- the LOC123906610 gene encoding polygalacturonase At1g48100; translated protein: MKTINLNTITLIITIAFLVLFSSFENCSALRGNRWRKLKASSTTFNVLDFGAKGDGHADDTKAFEDAWAAACKIEASTMVVPSGSVFLVKPISFSGPNCQPNIVFQLDGKIIAPTSSSSWGSGTLQWLEFTKLNKITIKGKGVIDGQGSIWWNGNGGLPKTKPTALRFYGSNGVTVTGITIQNSQQTHLKFDSCTNVQVFDITVSSPGDSPNTDGIHLQNSQDVVIYSSTLACGDDCVSIQTGCSNILVHNVNCGPGHGISIGSLGKENTRACVSNVTVRDTTLHNTLTGVRIKTWQGGSGSVQNIMFSNIQVSEVETPITIDQYYCDGGRCHNETSAVAVSSIHYTNVKGTYTKKPMYFACSDSLPCNGITLDTIKLEASQRSNVPFCWKAFGELKTEIVPPVDCLQRGKQSSGGIISSKESSC